CTTCCTGGCGGTGCTCATCAGCAGCCTGAAGCCGGCCATCGGCACGGTCGAGGTGTTGCTCGACGTCGCGCCGTCGCCGCAGACCACAGAGATACTGGCGAGCCTGCGCCCCGGTCGGCGCATCAGCCTCGACCTCGGCCTCGACGGTCGCCGTGTCGACGTGCTCGCCAGCCTGACCGACCTGCCGCTCGGCGACGCCTCGGTCGACCTGGTGTTCTGCTACCACGTGCTCGAGCACATCCCCGACGACCGCGCGGCGATGCGTGAGATCGCCCGCGTGCTGACGCCAGAGGGTCTTGCGCTCGTACAGGTGCCGATCCGTTTCGGCACCGTCACCGACGAGGACGCCGACACCACACCCGAGGAGCGCAAGAAGCGCTTCGGTCAGCGCGACCACGTGCGCTGGTACGGCGACGACTTCGAGGACCGGCTCCACGAGGCGGGGCTGACGTTCCAGCGGGTCACGCCGCTGGAGGTGCTCGGCGCCGACATGTGCGTGTGGCTGCGGGTCGAGGAGGGCGAGCCGGTCTGGATCGTGCGCCGCGGCACGGCGTCCCCCGCGCGGCTGCTCGGTGAGACCGGGCTGCCCACCATGTTCGACGCGCTGCTGGGCGAGCTGACCGGCGCGCAGGCGCGTACTCTCGCGGCCCGGGCCAGGGCCCGGCGGATGAAGGCCCGCCTGGACCGTGCGCCGGTACGCCGCGTCGTACGTCGGGTGAAGCGGATGGGTTCATCTGCTCAAAAGTAAGCTATCTTCTTCATATGGGTGAGATGAAGGAGAAGCCTTCAGCGGTGCTGATCGGTGACATGGTCGGCTCGCGCCTGTCTGCTGACCGGACCGGCCTGCACGACCGGCTCGTCGCGACGCTGGCCGAGGTCAACGCGACGTTCGCTCCGGTGGCGGACCTGACGGTCTTCGCCGGTGACGAGTACCAGGGCACGTTCGCCGACGTCGGTACGGCGCTGGCCGCGTCGCTGCACCTGCGGCTCGCCCTGCTGCCGCACGTCGACGTGCGGCAGGGCATCGCCTGGGGTCCGGTCGCCGTGCTGGCGGAGTCACCGCGGGTCGAGGACGGTCCGGGCTGGTGGTCCGCGAGGGCGGCGATCGTTGAGGTGGAGGACGACGCGACGCGGTCGGTCACTCGCTCGGCACGTACCCGCTACGCGCTCGCGCCCGACGTGACCGGGCCCGAGACGGGCGCCATCAACGCCGCCCTGCTGGCCCGCGACCACCTCGTGGGCCGGCTCGACGAACGCTCGTTGTCGGTGCTGCGTGGTCTGCTGTCGGGGCAGACCCAGCAGCAGCTGGCGCGCGCCGAGGGCATCTCCGCGTCGGCCGTCTCGCAGCGGGTGCGCAACGATGGACTCGGGGTCGTGATGGCCATGGAAGAACAGCTGAGGGGGATCCGATGAGCTGGTTGGCGTTGCTGCTGGTCGGGTTGGGGCTGACCGACCTCATCTTCTCGGTCCGACCTCAGAAGTTCGCGCCCGAGGGCGTGGCCGCCATCGTCGTCGTACTCCTCGGGTTGTCGGTGGGCCTCACCGACGTCGCCGACGTGGTAGCACTGATCCTCATCGCCGCCGCAGTGGTGCTCTGGGGCTGGGCAGTGACGCGCGGCTTCGGCAGGGGCCCGTCCTGGTGGCCATTGGCGGTCTTCGCAGGCGAGGTGACCGTCGCGGTCGCCGCCAGCGGTGAGGCCGGCGCGTCCAGCGGCTGGCTCGAGACCTGGCTGGCCGACTCACCGATCCCGCTGCTCGGCGATCTCACTCCCGACCGCGCGCTGCTGCTCCTCGGTCTCACCCTGCTCCAGCTCTCGACCGGCAACGTGATCGTGCGGCTGGTGCTTGCCGCGACCCACACGCTCAACTCGCGCAAGGGCGGCACGTCCCACGACCTGCCCGTGCCCCAGCTGAAGGGTGGACGGCTGCTCGGTCCGCTCGAGCGGCTGTTCATCCTCGGCCTGGGACTGGCCGGTCAGGTGACCGCCGCGGGCATCGTGGTTGCCGCGAAGGGGCTGATCCGGTTCCCCGAGCTGCAGGCCGCTCGCGATGCGGCCCGCGAGGGCAAGGCGCCGCACGGTCCGGGCATCCACGAGGTGACCGAGTACTTCCTGGTCGGCAGCTTCGTAAGCTGGACCATCGCCCTGGCCTCGCTCGCACTGCTCGCCACCTGAGCCCTCGGTCGTCAGAAGCCGATCGGCAGGCCCGCGTAGTTCTCGGCCAGACCCGTTGCACCGGCTTCGCTGGAGGTGACCCAGCGCAGCTGTGAGAGCTGGAGCTGCTCGTCGAACGGGTCTCCCGTGCTGTGCAGCATCGTGGTCATCCACCACGAGAAGTGAGTGCATCGCCAGACCCTGCGCAGCGCGGTGTCGGAGTAGTCGTCGGCCAGGCGTGAGTCGTCCTTGCGGAGCAGTTCGACCAGCGCTGGCGCGAGCAGGCCGACGTCGGCGACCGCGAGGTTGAGACCCTTGGCGCCGGTCGGCGGCACGATGTGCGCGGCGTCGCCCGCGAGGAACAGCCGGCCGTGGCGCATCGGCGTCGAGACGTGGGATCGCATCGGCAGCACCGACTTGTCGGTGACCGGGCCCGGTGTCAGCTCCCAGCCGTCCTGTCCGTGGCCGAGCCGGGTAGCGAGCGCTTGCCAGATGCGGTCGTCGGGCCAGTCGTCGAGCGAGGTGTCGTTGGGCACCTGGAGATAGAGCCGCGACACCGTCTCCGAACGCATCGAGTGCATGGCGAAACCGTCGGGGTGCCAGGCATAGATCAGGTCGTCGGTCGACGGCGCGACATCGGCGAGGATGCCGAGCCAGGAGTAGGGATAGGTCCGCTCCCAGGTCTGCTGCACCGTGGACGGTACGGCGGCCCGCGAGGGCCCGAACGAGCCGTCGCAGCCGACCACCACGTCAGCGACGATGCGCCGGGCCTCGCCCTCGGACGAGGTGAACGTGACCGACGGGTCGTCGGTCTCGAGGTCGTGCAGCGCGGTGTCGGACACCTCGTAGTGCACCTCCTGACCGGCAGCCGTGCGCGCCGCGACGAGGTCGCGCTGCACCTCGGTCTGGCCGTAGAGCCACACCGACCGGTCGGTCAGGTCGACGAAGTCGAGGTGGTGCCGCTCTTCGGGCCACTGGAGGTGGATCCCGCGGTGCCGCGCACCTTCGCGGTCGAGCCGCTCGCCCAGACCGGCGGAGCGCAGCAGGTCGACCGTCGACTGCTCCAGGATGCCGGCGCGGATCCGCGCGGCGACGTACTCCTCGGAGCGGCTCTCGACGACCACCGACTCGACCCCGTCTCCGGCCAGGAGGTGGGCGAGGAGCAGGCCGGCCGGTCCTGCTCCGACGATGGCCACCTGGGTGCGGATCGGCTCTGACATGGCGCGAGTCAACCGGATCGGCTGTCCACCGAGCCATGCGATGCTTCCGCTGACTGGAAGTTGCGCTCGAGTGCCCGACCGATGCCTCGGGCCGCGACCTCCAGGGCGGCGACCAGCCTGGGCCGGTCGTTCCTGAGGGACGCCACGACGATGCCCAGTGCTGCCACCACGGCGTCACCTCGGCGGATCGGCACGGCAGCCGAACAGGCGCCCAGGCTCATCTCCTCCGACGTGGTGGCGTAGCCCACTCGCCGGACCTGGGTGAGCTGGCGCCGCAGGTGACCGGGCTGGGTGAGCGTGTACGCCGTCAGCCGCGGCAGGTCAGCGAGAACCGCCCGTTGCACCTCGGCCGGGGCGTGGGCGAGGAGCACCTTGCCCACCCCGGTCGCGTGCATGGGCAGCCGGGTGCCGACGGTGCTCACGATCGGCACCGAGCTGTTGCCGCGAAGCCGGTCGAGATAGAGCACCTCGGTACCGTCCCGCACGGCCAGGTGGACGGTGGCCAGCGTGGCGCCGTACAGGTCGTTGAGGTACGGCGAGGCGAGCTCGACCAGGCCGGCCTGCAACGGAGCGAGCAGTCCGATGTCCCAGAGGCGCCGCCCGATGACGAACCGACCGTCGCTCACCCGGGCCAGAGCGCCCCACGCGACCAGCTCGGCCGCGAGCCGGTGGGCCGTGGGCACGGGCAGGCCGGCCCGGTCGGCGAGCTCGGTCAGGGTGAGCCGGCGGTGGTCCTCGTCGAACGCGCCGAGCAGGGCCAGCGCCCGGCTCGTCACCGTGGCGCCGGGAGAGGAGGAGTTGCCGGCCACGACGGAGAGTCTTCCACTCGCCGGAACCCGGCGCTACGCCGTCAGCGCTCGGCCGAGTGCATGTCGGCGGGCACGGTCGACAGCGCGGCCACCGCCAGCACCGCCGCGACGGCGAAGGCATAGAAGCCCCACGGGTAGGCGATCCCGGCGGTCACCAGCGCGCCACCCAGCGACGGGCCGACGATGGCGCCGATCCGGCCGACGCCTGCGGACATCCCGAGCGCGGTGCCGCGGATCTCGGGCGGGTAGAGGTGGCCGACGAACGCGTAGACCAGCACCTGGGCGCTGAAGACGAAGATGCCTGCGAGCAGAACGGCGACGTACACGAGCAGCGAGCTGTCGATCTTGATCGACAGCATGGCGAGGAACACCGCGGCCAGGCCGAACCATGCGAGCACGGTCCTCTTGTTTCCGCGTGCGTCGCTGATGCCGCCGGCTGCGACAAGACCGATGACGGCGCCGACGTTGAGCACCAGGAGGAGCCCGGTGCCGGCCTTGATGGAGTAGCCGGCCTCGCCCATGATCGTCGGCAGCCAGGTGTTGAGGCCGTAGACCAGCAGCAGACCCATGAACGACGCGACCCACAGGCCGATGCTGACGCGCAGGAAGCGACCCTTGACGACATCGGCGCTGCGCACCACGGCAGGCTTGGCGTCGCCGACGGACTCGAGCGCCCGCAGGTAGGCCTCCGACTCGGGCAGCTTGGCCCACAGCAGCGGCACGGTCGTGAGACCGGCGAGGCCGCCGACGACGAACATCGACTCCCAGCCGTAGGAGTCGATCATCACCAGCGCCAGCAGGGCGGTGAGTACGGCGCCGACGTGGTAGCCGGTCATCGTCAGCGTGACTGCCCGGCCGTTGCGACCGGCCGACGCGTGCTCGCTCATGTAGGCCAGTGCCGTAGGCAGGCAGGCCCCCAGACCCAGGCCGGCGAGGAGCCGCAGCGCGGTGAACTGGGTGACGTCGGCGGCCAGCGGGATCGCGAGGGTGAACAGCGAGAACATCAGCACGCAGGAGATCAGGCTCTTGCGCCGGCCGAACCGGTCGGTCAGCGGGCCGATCGCGACCGCGCCGAGTCCGACCCCGACCAGGCCGATGGTCGAGGCCGCGGTGACCGATGACGGCGTGAAGCCGAGGTTGCCGGTGCCGAGCAGTGTCGGGATCACGGCGCCGAGGACGACTAGGTCGAAGCCGTCGAGCGCGACCGCGATCCAGCAGAGCACGACGGGCCAGGAGCCGGCGGCGCGTGGCGTGCCGGTCCGACCTGTGGCGGATGAGGCGGGGAGTGGGGTGGACATCGGGGGCTCCTTGGCGGTCGGGGGATCGACCTCACCGTGGCAGCGGTCACAGTGTCCGCCGAGCATCCGATTCCACTGGGTGGAAGTGGACCGAAGGGCGTCTCGGGCTCCGGGCCCTACCGTTGTGCACGTGAGCGACCTCCTCCACAACACGCACGCGCCGGCCGACCCTGACTCCTCGTCGCGGAGCCAGGCCGAGGTGAGTGCCGACATGGATGCCGTCTCCCGGGAGTACGCCGGCTCGAAGGCCGCCGCGGGCGACGGCGAGACGCGCACGCGTCTCGACTTCCCGGCGTACCGGAGCAGCATCCTGCGGCACCCGACCAAGGATCTCCACCACGCCGATCCCGAGGGTGTCGAGCTGTGGTCGCCGGTGTTCGGAGAGAACGACCTCGACCCGCTCGAGGCCGACCTAACCGTCCAGCACGGCGGCGAGCCCGTCGGCGAACGGATGAAGGTGACCGGGCGGGTGCTCGACGGCGACGGACGCCCGGTGCGGCGCCAGCTCGTCGAGATCTGGCAGGCCAATGCGGGCGGCCGCTACATCCACAAGCGCGACAACCACCCGGCCGGGCTGGATCCGAACTTCACCGGCGTCGGACGCTGTCTCACCGACGGCGACGGGACGTACGAGTTCACCACCATCAAGCCCGGCCCCTACCCGTGGAGGAACCACCGCAACGCCTGGCGGCCAGCGCACATCCACTTCTCACTCTTCGGCACCGACTTCACGCAGCGGCTGGTGACCCAGATGTACTTCCCGGGCGATCCGCTCTTCGCTCTCGACCCGATCTACCGGTCGATCGTCGACCCACGCGCGCGACGCCGGCTGGTGGCGGCGTACGACCACGACGTCACCGAGCACGAGTGGTGCACCGGCTACCGGTGGGACATCGTGCTGACCGGCAGCCAGCGCACCCCGCTCGAGGAGGAGCACGCGTGACGTGGCTGCCCACGCCGGGCCAGACGGTCGGCCCCTTCTTCTCCTTCGCCCTCGAGTACGACGGCGACGCGGCGCTGGTGCCCGACCACCACCCCGATGCCGTACGACTGCACGGCCGGGTCTTCGACGGCGCCGGCCAGCCGGTGCCGGACGCGCTGATCGAGCTGTGGCAGGCAGAGCCGTCCGGGCGTCCCTCACGGGCATCCGGGTCGCTGCGCCGCGACAGTGCGACGTTCACCGGCTGGGGGCGGTGCGCGACCGGTGCCGATGGCCGCTACGCGTTCACCACGCTCGTGCCTGGAGCACCGTTCTTCGCGCTCACCGTCTTCGCTCGCGGCTTGCTCGACGGGCTGTTCACCCGCGCCTACCTGCCGACGGCATCGGGGGACGCGTTCCTGCGGACGGTCGAGGCCGAGCGGCGGCACACGCTTCTCGCGGTGGCTGACGACGCCGGCTACGAGTTCGACATCCGCCTCCAGGGCGAGGACGAGACCGTCTTCCTCGCCCATCCGCGACACTGACGTCGTGAGCGAACTGTTCTGGCCCGGCGACGACCGGGCGGGCCACCACTTCAGCGACACCGCTTTCGTCGCTGCGATGGTCGAGGTTGAGCGGGCTTGGCTGTCCGTGCTCGGGCATCCGACCGCGCTTCTGTCGCAGAGCGACCTCACGGACGTCGAGTCCGGCGGCAACCCGGTCATCTCGCTCGTCGCTGCCCTGCGAGCGCAGCTTTCTGGTGTCGACGATGACGCAGCGCGGTGGCTGCACCGCGGACTCACCAGCCAGGACGTCGTCGACTCCGCGCTGATGATGCTGCTGCGCGATGCGGCCGTCGACCTGCGCGCCGACCTGCGTCGCACGATCCTGCGGTTGACCGAGCTAGCCGACCAGCACCGCGACACCCCCATGGTGGCGCGCACCCTGACCCAACGGGCGGTGCCGACGACCTTCGGAGCGAAGGCGGCGGCCTGGCTGACCGGAGTGCTCGATGCGTACGACGACGTGGTCGGGCTCTCCTTCCCGGTGCAGCTCGGCGGTGCCGGCGGCACCAATGCGGCCGTTGTCGAGCTCGGCCTCGACCCGGCTGCCGCACGCACTTCACTGGCTACCGGCCTGGGTCTCGACGAGGCGCTGCCGTGGCACACCGCCCGACGTCCGGTGACCCGGACAGCTGACGCCCTCGTCGCGTGCACCGATGCCTGGTCACGCATCGCCAATGACGTGCTGACCCTGTCGCGGCCCGAGATCGGCGAGCTGTCGGAGGGCGTCGGCGGCGGCTCCTCGACGATGCCGCACAAGGCCAACCCCGTGCTCTCGACGCTTGTACGACGCGCTGGACTCGCCGCCCCGCAGCTTGCCGCGACGCTGCACGCCGCGGCCGCCGACCAGTCCGACGAGCGCGCGAGCGGCGGCTGGCACGTCGAGTGGGACACCCTGCGTGTGCTCGTACGTCGGACGCTCGTGGCCGGCAGCCAGATGAGGGACCTGCTCGACGGGCTCCGCGTTCACCACGACAAGATGGTCACGACTCTCGATGCCGCGCGCGACGACGTACGTGCGGAGCAGCGCAGCATCGCCGAGGTCTCCGGCCACCACGCACCGGCAGACGGCGACTACACCGGCGAGGCGCGCAGCCTGGTCGACGAAGTCGTGGCTCGCGCCCGCACCGCCTTGAAGGAGGACGCATGATCCCGGCCGTCACCACCGTCCGGCTGACCGGCGCGCGCGACCGCTCGGAGATGCCGTTGCTGGTGCTGGGGCCGAGCCTCGGCACGTCGGCCACGACATTGTGGTCGGCCTGCGCCGCGGGGCTGACCGACGTCTTCGACGTCGTCGCCTGGGACCTGCCTGGCCACGGTCACAACCGGGCCGTTCACGACGAGCCGTTCACGATGGGCGAGCTGGCGACCGGGGTGCTGCGCGTGGTCGACGCGGTGCTCGAGGAGCGTGGCGAGGCCGGTGGCTCGTTCGGCTACGCCGGTGACTCGGTCGGCGGCGCCGTCGGCCTCCAGCTGCTGCTCGACACGCCTGACCGGGTGTCTGCCGCGGTGCTGCTGTGCACCGGCGCCCAAATCGGCGACGTCGCGATGTGGAGCGGGCGGATGGGCCAGGTCAGTGTCTCGGGCACGCCGGTGATGGTGAGCGGCTCGGCCGAGCGGTGGTTCGGGCCCGGCTTCGTCGAACGCGAGCCGGACCGGGCGTCGGCGCTGCTGCATGCCCTCCAGGACGCCGACGACGAGGGCTACGTGCAGGTCTGTGGCGCGCTGGCGGAGTTCGACGTACGCGACCGGCTGCACGAGATCACCACTCCGGTGCTCGCGGTGGCCGGATCCCGCGACGTCGCGGCGCCGCCCGCCAAGCTGCGCGAGATCGCCGACGGCGTCAAGGACGGCCGGTTGGTGGAGCTCGACGGTGTCGCCCACCTCGCTCCGGCCGAGGCGCCCAACCTGGTCGCCCGACTGATTCGGCACCACCTGTTGGGGGAGCTGCTCGAATCGACTGACGGGCAGGACCGCACGCTGCGCGAGGTGTACGACGCGGGCCTGGCCGTACGCCGCGAGGTGCTCGGCGACGCGCACGTCGACCGCGCGACAGCCGCCACGACCGACCTGACCGCCGAGTTCCAGCAGCTCATCACGACGTACGCCTGGGGCACCATCTGGACCCGCCCCGGCCTCGACCGTCGCAGCCGCTCGCTCATCACGCTCACCGCGCTGGTCGCGCGGGGCCACCACGAGGAGCTCGCGCTGCACCTGCGCGCGGCCCGCACCAACGGCCTCACGGTCGACGAGATCAAGGAGCTGCTGCTCCAGACCGCGATCTACTGCGGGGTCCCCGACGCCAACACGGCGTTCCGGATCGCGCAGCAGGTTCTGGCAGAGGAAGAGGACGACCGATGACCAGCTCCTTCGTGTACGCCGCGGCGCGCACGCCGTTCGGACGCTTCGGTGGCGCCCTGGCCGACGTACGGCCTGATGACCTGGCCGCGACTGCCCTGCGTGGCGTGCTCGACAAGGCGCCCGGTCTCGACCGGGCCGCGGTCGACGAGGTCGTGTGGGGTAACGCGAACGGCGCGGGCGAGGACAACCGCAACGTCGGCCGGATGGCGGTGCTGCTCGCCGGGCTGCCGGTCTCGGTGCCCGCGACCACGGTCAACCGGCTCTGCGGATCGAGCCTGGACGCCGCGATGATGGCGTCGCGCACGGTCGAGACCGGCGACGCCGACGTGGTCGTGGCCGGGGGAGTCGAGTCGATGACGCGCGCGCCGTGGGTGCTGCCGAAGCCGTCGCGGGCGTTCCCGGCCGGCAACGTCACGGCGGTGAGCACGACTCTGGGCTGGCGGCTGGTCAACGAGCGGATGCCGAAGGAGTGGACGCTCGCTCTGGGTGAGTGCAACGAGCAGATCGCCAGCAGCCACGCGATCTCGCGCGAGCGGCAGGACGAGTTCGCAGCCCGTTCGCACAACCTCGCCGACGCGGCGTGGCACGCCGGCTTCTACGACGACCTGGTGGTGCCTGTCGGGGGCATCGACCTGACGCGCGACGAGGGCATCCGCCCGGGCAGCAGCGCCACGTCGCTGTCAGCGCTGAAGCCGTCGTTCCGTCCCGACGGCACGATCACTCCCGGCAACGCTTCTCCGTTGAACGACGGCGCGGCGGCACTGCTGATCGGCTCCGAGGCCGCGGCCGACAGCATCGGGCTCGCGCCGCTGGCCCGGATCGCGGGCCGGGGTACGGCCGCCCTGGAGCCGCAGCTCTTCGGCATCGCACCGATCGAGGCCGCCAACCTGGCCCTTTCGAGAGCCGGTATCTCGTGGACCGACGTGTCCGCAGTCGAGCTCAACGAGGCCTTCGCCGTGCAGTCGCTGGCCTGCGTCGACGCGTGGAAGGTGGACCCCCAGATCGTGAATGCCAAGGGCGGCGCGATCGCGATCGGTCACCCGCTCGGTGCTTCGGGTGCACGGATCCTCGGCACCCTCGCGCACCGTCTCCGCGAGTCCGGCGACCGCTGGGGTGTCGCCGCGATCTGCATCGGTGTCGGCCAGGCGCTGGCCGTGGTGCTGGAGAACGTGGACGCTCCCTCCTAGCCGGCGCGCACCTGGGCTCGCAGCTTCTTCGGTGCCTGCACGCAGTAGCTCTCGGTGACCAGCTCGCCGACCTCCGCCCAGTCGGTGTCGTCGTTGACGAACATGCCCACCACGGTCGGGCGCCACGACGGCTTCCAGAACGGGTGGCCGCTGCTGCGCAGTGCGAGCAGCTCTTCGCCCTCGGCCTCGAAGGTGAGTGCCAGCGCGGGACCTCGGGTGCCGGCATGCCGCGAGAAGGCCGGAGGTCGCCCCTCAGCGATCGCCACGCAGTGCACGAATGTGCGCCCACGCACCCGGAACCTGATGCCCGCCCACGCGGCCTCCTCGTAGGCGCCCGGCAGCGGGTCGCAGATCGCGCGCAGTCGCGCGACGACATCGGCTGGCACGTCCACGGGTCGCACGCTAGGTGGTGCCGCCGACAGTGGGCGGCCTACGGTGCCGCGGTGCCAGACGACGTGGAGATCCGGGTCCGCTTCACTCCCGAAGACGACGAGGTCTCGCGACTGCACGCGCTCGCCTTCGGTTCGTCTGAGGCTCTCGTGCAACCGTGGACCAAGCGGCTTTCGGCGCACAGCCTCACCTGGGTCGGAGCGTTCGACGGAGACGTACTCGTCGGCTTCGTCAACGTCATCTGGGACGGCGGCACGCATGCCTTCCTGCACGAGACTGCCGCAGAGCCCGATCACCAGCGCCGTGGGATCGGTCGCTCGCTCGTGCAGGAAGCGGTCGCCGAGTCCCGAGCGGCCGGGTGCGCGTGGCTGCACGTCGACTACGAGCCGCACCTGGCCGAGTTCTACCGAGACGCGTGTGGCTTCCGCCCCACCGAGGCTGGCCTCCTGAGCCTCACGCCCTGACCAGGACGTGCCGGTAGCCCCGCCTGATGCTTCGGTGGCGGGGTGTGGGGCGTGATGGTCACGGCTCCGCTGGTTGAGGCGTCGTACTGAGGAGGGCCCTCAGGTCCGTCTCGAAGTGAAGGACGGAGTCCTGTCTCGAAACCGTGCCAATGTCGTCCCTGACGAAGATGTGGCCGTGCGGGCTGGTCCAGGTGTACGTCGCGGGGCCGGTGCGCCGGTAGGACCAGGCGGAATGGGTCTTCAGGCGGTGGTGTCGTCGGCAGAGCGCGGCGAGGTTGTGGGTGGAGGTCTCGCCGCCGGCTTCCCAGGGGACGATGTGGTCGAGGTCGCCGGCTCTGGCGGGTCTGCTGCACCACGGGAAGACGCAGGTCTGGTCGCGCAGGATCACTTGCTCGCGGAGCCGGGGTGAGGGTTGGTAGCCGGCACAGACGATGTGCTCGTTGAGGTCGATGACGGGTTTCACCGTCACCTGGGTGCGGGACTGCTGACACCACCCACGGATCTGGTCGAGGGTGGCGAGGTTGCCTCGTTCTAGGCGGGCGATCGGGTCGCCCTCGGCCAGGTGGACGTGGAGGACGACTTGCCGAGCCGCAGTGGAGGCTTGGTTTCGAGACGGTTGCTGCGCAACCTCACCAACCAACGGGAGGGCGAGCTGGGACCGTGCCATCTCCCCGACCGCGGACGCCCGCCGGGCATCGAGCGAGTCCTCGGACCCGAGGCTCTTCAAGACGTCTGCACCGTGGGTGACGGCGGCGCCGAAGTCGAGGGCGTCGGCCAGATCCAGCTCAGCAGTCACGCGCATCGTCCCGGCGAACGAGACCTGCTCCTCCTCGATCGTCACATGTCGACCATCCGCGGCCCGGGCTGCTTCCAGAGCGGCGCGGGTGGGGTCGAACCGGGCGATCGCCGCATCCACCAACCGGTCCACCGCCGAGGTCGAGGTGCGGTGCGCGAACGGGGCGAGCTGGGCGTCGACGTACGACGCAGCTTCACGAGAGAGCCCGGCGTGGATGGTGGTCTCGGCGATCCGCCTGGCTCGCCAGGCGGGCAGGTCGCCGGCTTGGACCGGCGCCACAACCGTGGGAGACGGTGCCGCAGCTCGAGGGCCTGACCGATCAGGTGCTTCGCCGACACCGTGGAGATGCCGAGCACGGCACCGAACTCGGCGATGCAGAACTCCGCCACCAACGGCGCCCCCGGGCCAGCGACCGGCTCCTCATGCTCCGAACCACCAGGCAGCAAGAACGCGGCCGCATCAAGCACCGAGGAAGCCGGGTGCAGGTCGGCCCACTCGCACGCCGCGACCAGGAGGTTGGCTTCCTCGCGATCGGCCGCAGCGCGGCTTGAGCGCGCGAACGCGAGCACCGCGGACGCGGTGTCGGGGAGCTCGCTGGTCGTGAGGGCCATATGAGAAGCCAATCAGGGACCACCGACACTTTCGGGCCGGATCAAGGTGGAGACCACGTTGTGCACAACTATTCGAAAGTTCTATATGTCGCTTAGCAGGGGATGTACGAGCCTGGAGTTTGTCCGAACAGGTTTGTTCTGTCTACGGACATGGCTGAGCGCGGACCGTGGTAGTTCTGGGAGATCGCCCGCCCGCCAGGCGGCAGGTGCGGACGCTGGAAGACTCGCTATGGGATCCGGATCATTGCGCCCGGCAAGGGCTTGACCTCGCCGTTTTCGCCGGTCTGCACACCTATCAGGCAAGCACGCCCTGACTTGGCATCGGCGGTGATGATCATGGCTCGAACCGTGGAGTCGGGAGCGGGGCTGCCCGGCGGCACTGGGTGCCCGGTTGTCACCGTGTGGGGGAAATTGCCGATCAACTTGATCTGGAGCACGCGACCAGACGTGCAGGGTTGGCCGGTGTTCGAGTCCGCGACCTTCCCTGACTGAGCGATGGCAGAAGCGTTCGACACTGACGCCCCTTGGTCTGCGATCACCTGGCCCGCGACGGCATCAGCCATAGCGACCTCGTCCTGGCTCAGGGATGTCCCCTGGCTCGGCCGCGGGCTCGCGGACGTCGGCGTGGCGCGAGACGTGTGATCCGAAGAACAGGATGCGAGGAACGGCAGAAGCAGGAGTGTCGCAACCAGTGGCTTCACGACCATCCGACGGCGAGCCATGGTCGATGGTTCCACGACTGCGGCCACAAGGAGCCTCGTTCATCGCGCACGCGGATCTCGGCACGAGGGGAC
This is a stretch of genomic DNA from Nocardioides sp. InS609-2. It encodes these proteins:
- a CDS encoding class I SAM-dependent methyltransferase, yielding MSAVDNHPKRYCPACGNVVWLRNFRPGPNGRPHASCPRCKSLERHRFLAVLISSLKPAIGTVEVLLDVAPSPQTTEILASLRPGRRISLDLGLDGRRVDVLASLTDLPLGDASVDLVFCYHVLEHIPDDRAAMREIARVLTPEGLALVQVPIRFGTVTDEDADTTPEERKKRFGQRDHVRWYGDDFEDRLHEAGLTFQRVTPLEVLGADMCVWLRVEEGEPVWIVRRGTASPARLLGETGLPTMFDALLGELTGAQARTLAARARARRMKARLDRAPVRRVVRRVKRMGSSAQK
- a CDS encoding SatD family protein: MGEMKEKPSAVLIGDMVGSRLSADRTGLHDRLVATLAEVNATFAPVADLTVFAGDEYQGTFADVGTALAASLHLRLALLPHVDVRQGIAWGPVAVLAESPRVEDGPGWWSARAAIVEVEDDATRSVTRSARTRYALAPDVTGPETGAINAALLARDHLVGRLDERSLSVLRGLLSGQTQQQLARAEGISASAVSQRVRNDGLGVVMAMEEQLRGIR
- a CDS encoding 4-hydroxybenzoate 3-monooxygenase: MSEPIRTQVAIVGAGPAGLLLAHLLAGDGVESVVVESRSEEYVAARIRAGILEQSTVDLLRSAGLGERLDREGARHRGIHLQWPEERHHLDFVDLTDRSVWLYGQTEVQRDLVAARTAAGQEVHYEVSDTALHDLETDDPSVTFTSSEGEARRIVADVVVGCDGSFGPSRAAVPSTVQQTWERTYPYSWLGILADVAPSTDDLIYAWHPDGFAMHSMRSETVSRLYLQVPNDTSLDDWPDDRIWQALATRLGHGQDGWELTPGPVTDKSVLPMRSHVSTPMRHGRLFLAGDAAHIVPPTGAKGLNLAVADVGLLAPALVELLRKDDSRLADDYSDTALRRVWRCTHFSWWMTTMLHSTGDPFDEQLQLSQLRWVTSSEAGATGLAENYAGLPIGF
- a CDS encoding IclR family transcriptional regulator, giving the protein MAGNSSSPGATVTSRALALLGAFDEDHRRLTLTELADRAGLPVPTAHRLAAELVAWGALARVSDGRFVIGRRLWDIGLLAPLQAGLVELASPYLNDLYGATLATVHLAVRDGTEVLYLDRLRGNSSVPIVSTVGTRLPMHATGVGKVLLAHAPAEVQRAVLADLPRLTAYTLTQPGHLRRQLTQVRRVGYATTSEEMSLGACSAAVPIRRGDAVVAALGIVVASLRNDRPRLVAALEVAARGIGRALERNFQSAEASHGSVDSRSG
- a CDS encoding aromatic acid/H+ symport family MFS transporter; translation: MSTPLPASSATGRTGTPRAAGSWPVVLCWIAVALDGFDLVVLGAVIPTLLGTGNLGFTPSSVTAASTIGLVGVGLGAVAIGPLTDRFGRRKSLISCVLMFSLFTLAIPLAADVTQFTALRLLAGLGLGACLPTALAYMSEHASAGRNGRAVTLTMTGYHVGAVLTALLALVMIDSYGWESMFVVGGLAGLTTVPLLWAKLPESEAYLRALESVGDAKPAVVRSADVVKGRFLRVSIGLWVASFMGLLLVYGLNTWLPTIMGEAGYSIKAGTGLLLVLNVGAVIGLVAAGGISDARGNKRTVLAWFGLAAVFLAMLSIKIDSSLLVYVAVLLAGIFVFSAQVLVYAFVGHLYPPEIRGTALGMSAGVGRIGAIVGPSLGGALVTAGIAYPWGFYAFAVAAVLAVAALSTVPADMHSAER
- the pcaH gene encoding protocatechuate 3,4-dioxygenase subunit beta, with protein sequence MSDLLHNTHAPADPDSSSRSQAEVSADMDAVSREYAGSKAAAGDGETRTRLDFPAYRSSILRHPTKDLHHADPEGVELWSPVFGENDLDPLEADLTVQHGGEPVGERMKVTGRVLDGDGRPVRRQLVEIWQANAGGRYIHKRDNHPAGLDPNFTGVGRCLTDGDGTYEFTTIKPGPYPWRNHRNAWRPAHIHFSLFGTDFTQRLVTQMYFPGDPLFALDPIYRSIVDPRARRRLVAAYDHDVTEHEWCTGYRWDIVLTGSQRTPLEEEHA
- the pcaG gene encoding protocatechuate 3,4-dioxygenase subunit alpha, which produces MTWLPTPGQTVGPFFSFALEYDGDAALVPDHHPDAVRLHGRVFDGAGQPVPDALIELWQAEPSGRPSRASGSLRRDSATFTGWGRCATGADGRYAFTTLVPGAPFFALTVFARGLLDGLFTRAYLPTASGDAFLRTVEAERRHTLLAVADDAGYEFDIRLQGEDETVFLAHPRH